The sequence CACCGGCCTCCTGGCCGGTGCGATCTTCGCGCTGCTGCCGACCTCGGCACGGTACGCGCAGGAAGCCCAGCCGTACGCGTTGACCCTGTTCGCCGCGGTGCTCGCCACCTCGCTGCTCGTGCCGGCCACCGAACGGCCCACGCTGCGGCGACTCGCCGCCTACGGTGGCGCCGTCGTGCTGCTCGGCCTGTGCCACGTCGTCGCGCTCCTGCTGCTCGTCGGCCACGGCTGGACGGTGCTCGCCTTCCGGCGCGGGACGGCGGTCCGATGGCTGGCGGTCGCCGTCGCGGGCAGCCTGCCCGCGGCCGCGCTGCTCTGGTCCGCGCTGCGACACGGGACGTGGCTCGGGCCGGTCTCCGACCCGAACCTCCCGTTGCTGGCCGAGCTGCCCGGACAACTGTTCGGCCGCACCGCGCTGGGGGCGGTGCTGCTCGGGCTGGCGCTGTTCAGCCTTCCGCTGCGTCACTCCGTCGCCATATACACGGCGTGGGCGGCGGTGCCTCCGCTCGTGCTGCTCCTCGTCGCGCAGGCGGCGCCGATCTGGGAGCCGCGCTACCTGCTCTTCACGCTGCCGGCCTGGGCGACGCTCGGCGCGGTCGCCCTGGCCCGGCTGGCCGCCGGCGCGCCGCACGTTCACGGTGGGGCTCCGGGGCTCTGACCGGTCACTGCGCCCGCGACATCCGTACCGCATCTCTGCTGCCCGCTCAACGTCAGCTACCGCCGATCAGTGGTGAGCAAGATCCAGACTCATGGGGGAAATGTGGCCGTCGCCGCCGAAACACGCCTGTCTTCAGCCAGGAAGAAGGGGGCCTCCCGCGCCGGTCCACCGGTGTCCTCCTCGGCCCGACCGCCGTCCGGCCGGCACCCGGACCGCCGGCAACTGAACATCAGCGCTCGTCTCGCGTACGCGGGGTGCGGGGCGACCGCCGGACCGCTGGTCGCGCCGCGGCGCCCGCGGGCGGCGGTCGAGTTCCGCCACGTCGCGTCGCCCGCGGCACGGCTGATCCTGACCCTGCTGGTCCTGGTCAACAGCGCTGCCGGGCTGCTGTTCATCGGCTGGCTGCTGCTGCCCGAGCACGTACCCGGGTCGGGCGTGATCGGGCTCGGCGACTGGCGGACGATGGCGGCCCGGCTCGGCTTCTGCGTGGTCGTCGGCGTCGAGCTGATCCGCCTTGCCCAGAACGTGGTGGTCTGGGTGTTCGCGTTCCACGCCAAGGACCCGGTGCCGGTCGATCCGCCGGTCGGCCTGCGGGTGGCCCTGCTCACCACGATCGTGCCCAGCAAGGAACCGCTCGACGTCGTCGAACGGACCCTGCGCCGGCTGCGGCAGCTGGTCTACTGCGGCCGGGTCGACGTGTGGATCCTCGACGAGGGTGACGACCCGGCGGTGAAGGAGATGGCCGCGCGGCTCGGGGTGCACCACTTCAGCCGCAAGGGCCGGCCGGAGTACAACCAGCCCAGCGGCGAGTTCCGCGCCCGGACCAAGTCCGGCAACCACAACGCCTGGCGGGCCGAGCACGAGCAGGAGTACGACGTGGTGGCCAACGTCGACCCGGATCACGTACCGCTGCCCCACTTCCTCGAACGGACCCTCGGCTACTTCCGCGATCCGGACGTCGCCTTCGTGGTGACACCGCAGGTCTACGGCAACATGCACCAGAACTTCGTCGCGCACGGCGCCTCGGTCCAGCAGTACCTCTACAACGGGCTCATCGCCCGGGGCGGGAACGGTCTGGACGCGCCGCTGCTCACCGGGACCGGCCACCTCTACCGACCGGCGGCGTGGCGGACCATCGGCGGCTACCAGGACTCGATCATCGAGGACCACCTGACCAGCATTCGCGTCCACGCCGCCGTCAACCCCGAGACGGGCAACCAGTGGAAGGGCGTCTACACCCCCGACGTGGTGGCGATCGGCGAAGGCCCGACGTCCTGGGCGGACTACTTCAACCAGCAGAAGCGGTGGGCGGCCGGCATCTGGGAGATCGTCGTCCGGCCGGAGCTGCGCGCGCCACGGGCCCTGCGCTCACGCCGGCGCTGGCAGTACCGCCTGCTGCAGTTCTACTACCCGAGCGTGGCGGTCAGCCTGCTGCTGGGCAACGTCGCCACCGCGATGTACCTGCTCACCGGGGTGAGCACCGCACAGCTCGACGTCACCGTGTGGTCGATGCTGTGGGGCTCGACCATCTGCACCTGGTTTGTGCTGTGGCTCTGGCTGCGCCGGTTCAACATCGCGCCCCACGAACGGGAGGAGATCGGCATCGTCGGAATGGCGCTGGCGCTGTGCGCCGGGCCCGTCTACCTGGCCGCCGGCGTCGGCGCGCTGCTGCGCCGGAAGCTCGGGTTCGTCGTGACGGCCAAGGGGAAGCTGCGCACCAGCGAGTCGCTCGGCACCTTCCGGCTGCACCTCTGCTGGGCGGCCGTCGCCGCGGGCCTGCTCGGCGCGAGCTTCGTGCTGGGTCACGACTTCACTCTGCTGCGGGTGTGGCCGGTCCTGGCGCTCCTGACCGGTCTCGGCCCGCCGCTGATCGCGTTCGTGTCCGGCCTCCGGGCACGCCGGGAGCAGCGCGACGACGCGGCTGAACCGGCCGCCGGCTCCGACGACGAGGCCCGCCACCCGCCGAGATCACGCGTGGCGGTCGAGGGGGTGCGGTCATGATGAGGCTGACCCTTCCGCGGGTCGTCATGGTGCTGACCGGCGTCCTGCTGCTGGCCTACGCCTTCGCCGTGGCACCCGCCACCATCTCGGAGAGCCGGGGCAGGGCGGTGACGGCCGAGACGAAGGCACCCGCCCGCCCCGGCGCGTCGCCCCGACCTCGGGGGCAATTCCCGCCGGCCGGGAAGACGTTCATCGGTGTCATGACCGACAAGGGTCCCCACGACTTCACGCCGGTGGACAGGTTCGCGGCGGCCGCCAGGCACCAGCCGCAGGTCATGCTCTTCAGCGAGGGTTGGGAGTCCGCGACGTTCGACCGGACGCTCTTCGACCGGATTCGTGACCGCGGCATGCTGCCGATGCTGGGCTGGGAACCCTGGGACTACCGGCTGGACGAACGGGCTCGACAGCAGAACCTGACCGCCCAGGAGATCGACAGGATCCGGTCGGACCAACCCACCTACCGGTTGTCCCGGATAGCGGCCGGGGAGTTCGACAGCTACGTGCGGTCCTGGGCCGAAGGGATCAAGTCACTCGGCTACCCGGTGGCCATCCGCTTCGCCCACGAGATGAACGGCTACTGGTACCCGTGGTGCGAGCTGGTCAACGGCAACCAGCCGGGTGACTACGTGAAAGCCTGGCGCCACGTGCACGACCTGTTCGAGACGGTCGGGGCGACGAACGTCACCTGGGTGTGGAGCGCGAACGTCAGATACACCGACCTGACG comes from Micromonospora viridifaciens and encodes:
- a CDS encoding glycosyltransferase family 39 protein, whose translation is MNDAETMVLPRLGPVGASVEDPWGEGPAAVPGRPPAATPAWRITAWLVPALMMATVSMVRAGGSGPRVGEVAAWRAATSSWPDVLRSGDVTVAPYHLLIRAWAEAFGTSELALRGPSVLAMTAAAALVATTASRLFGPGTGLLAGAIFALLPTSARYAQEAQPYALTLFAAVLATSLLVPATERPTLRRLAAYGGAVVLLGLCHVVALLLLVGHGWTVLAFRRGTAVRWLAVAVAGSLPAAALLWSALRHGTWLGPVSDPNLPLLAELPGQLFGRTALGAVLLGLALFSLPLRHSVAIYTAWAAVPPLVLLLVAQAAPIWEPRYLLFTLPAWATLGAVALARLAAGAPHVHGGAPGL
- a CDS encoding glycosyltransferase family 2 protein; this translates as MSSSARPPSGRHPDRRQLNISARLAYAGCGATAGPLVAPRRPRAAVEFRHVASPAARLILTLLVLVNSAAGLLFIGWLLLPEHVPGSGVIGLGDWRTMAARLGFCVVVGVELIRLAQNVVVWVFAFHAKDPVPVDPPVGLRVALLTTIVPSKEPLDVVERTLRRLRQLVYCGRVDVWILDEGDDPAVKEMAARLGVHHFSRKGRPEYNQPSGEFRARTKSGNHNAWRAEHEQEYDVVANVDPDHVPLPHFLERTLGYFRDPDVAFVVTPQVYGNMHQNFVAHGASVQQYLYNGLIARGGNGLDAPLLTGTGHLYRPAAWRTIGGYQDSIIEDHLTSIRVHAAVNPETGNQWKGVYTPDVVAIGEGPTSWADYFNQQKRWAAGIWEIVVRPELRAPRALRSRRRWQYRLLQFYYPSVAVSLLLGNVATAMYLLTGVSTAQLDVTVWSMLWGSTICTWFVLWLWLRRFNIAPHEREEIGIVGMALALCAGPVYLAAGVGALLRRKLGFVVTAKGKLRTSESLGTFRLHLCWAAVAAGLLGASFVLGHDFTLLRVWPVLALLTGLGPPLIAFVSGLRARREQRDDAAEPAAGSDDEARHPPRSRVAVEGVRS
- a CDS encoding glycoside hydrolase family 26 protein gives rise to the protein MMRLTLPRVVMVLTGVLLLAYAFAVAPATISESRGRAVTAETKAPARPGASPRPRGQFPPAGKTFIGVMTDKGPHDFTPVDRFAAAARHQPQVMLFSEGWESATFDRTLFDRIRDRGMLPMLGWEPWDYRLDERARQQNLTAQEIDRIRSDQPTYRLSRIAAGEFDSYVRSWAEGIKSLGYPVAIRFAHEMNGYWYPWCELVNGNQPGDYVKAWRHVHDLFETVGATNVTWVWSANVRYTDLTPAISTYYPGDDYVDWLGVTGYYGKYDFADYLSFDEVFKKTVSEIRTFSRKPMVVTETAASDHKGRKAEWIEQAFRTLPSYPDIIGLIWFEVNKELDWRIVSSPAVATAFAKAVAAPRYQTTWSPDMLPRTKLED